The sequence below is a genomic window from Silene latifolia isolate original U9 population unplaced genomic scaffold, ASM4854445v1 scaffold_20.1, whole genome shotgun sequence.
atcattcatatttgggttttaggattatcatgggtgaaaaacggaaaagaagtcaaaagaataataagcctggggataataagcctggtgagaggggtgctacgaagtgccagaaagcccttgcagctatagccgctaaagacccgatggaaataacatggagctagaagggtttccctactggtacaaatgcgggttatttatccagttggattggatgttgtacaagacagtttgtgcctatccatttagatgacattagaaatttgaatccaaaattggcggagttatacttggctcgtgtaaaggaagcctttattatacccgatgaatgcCATGATATAATGCATAAGGTAGCGGATGTcctaaggcagtggaagtgtgacgttgctagggattggttgtatgtggacaaggcaacgggggaaaTGCGTAAGAACCCACCGGAAGAcaataagtgtcccaccatcagtcaggaacaatgggatattttcaaagagatgagaactactgagaagtttcaggttaaatatcctcgccttttaacgatttacctatcatttttttaattaatgagtcctttatataatctttttattatctcatctacttgcgcttttatataattatttgaaggccgttagcagaagaaattgtgctaacatttcatgcaagaaggggaaatggtatggttctcgaggcggttacagaaagatagaagagaacctcgtaagtagcatgcattattccccggcctgtgagactttatttttttaatcacacttggacttgcattgatacacatttacatgtataaatgttaccatgttaatgtgtaggtggcaaagggagtgaccaacttggatcggcatgtaacttataaagaagggcacacgcctaaaggatcccggtcgcgtgacaaatatgatgaggaagtgttggccaacatagtaagcattattttattaagacgagttcattactaactttattattttagtcacaaatataatttgaagtttatttaatatattataggacaacgtattgaaggaggtagaagaaggaaattcactcccaatggtcgtaatgacgttcttgctagagcgattggccgacccgaacatccaggtcgattgagggcgtcccgttacaggttggagtcacgaaatattatgggacaactgccctgaaaaagaagaaaaggaagactaagtccgagaaggTGACATGGTactatttattctattattttcatttaagttcaattcacatgttattgttgggataaaaattgctaaaacattacattcttggcacgcagacttgattaatggcatccgtactactaaagttgaatggaggcaagctttccgaagaagaagtgaagatgatggaggatgtcatttataaagggggtaataaggtacaacagattggtcaagaggcctctactaccttggcaatatatgagaaggaagtatcggtcaacgagattgaaagatcggtacctaatgcttcaagttgtaacaactaaagccgatcggtacctaatacttccttatttttcttttctttttttttgggtaagatcggggtTGTGTtcccctgccagctctaatgctataacttcgacatcgtgccattggttaattttattaggtaaataatgggtccgaaaaggagatgcaacttgagaagacggctgatggaaaataaagatacatccccttcaagtcggttcacTGTTTTCGTAAGGtcgcatgaagtgtttaattagttaaatttatatgaattctattaaattttgggatataataatgtatgtgtatattcttcaggctgTAAACAAGAGGCCGATTATTCTTCGAccctaaattaaaaaaaatccatatgtgcgtgttggcgggatctcgtagaaatgcacaccaaatcagcaGCAGTGAAACTgtagtagttcatggcgaaaaacttttgccgaatcatagaaaagtagagataactacagtctttccaggccatgaaaactttcaactgcctgtcccagttcgtgacgacattaccattctgggagatgcggttggaagtttcatccaatggcctgaaactcacatctacttggctcggtcgTCTCCGCCAAAGCCGTAAAGCGATtagggttagaagaaatacctttatatatatgttacacttttaattgttgaatgtttttatatattaaatttatatgttattttttttttgtagggaacaaaaaagccggctttggcggataagcctaagtccacaaaCATGCCAACTACGTTGTCgggacaacaacttgatgaggtatttaattaacttctccatttttatgaaaacctccctttaatttttttttgtttctgtatttctaaaaagcatggaaattttttgtatgtagggaacagaaaagccggctaaggcagaaaagcctaagtccccggacatgccaactacctcgtccacacaacaacttgatgaggtatttaattaaattctccattttttttaaaacctcgctccctttatttatattttgtctgtatttctaaaaagcatggtaattttgtgtaggggacaaaaaagactgataagcctaagttcccagtcatacctgctactactacctcatcattgaaagagcaggttgatgaggtatttagttaagtacgcttttatttttattactccaactaggatatgttacctttggattttttattattttaattatctacatgtgtaggctggtggtagtagcacaaaatcaaagaatcattatttccccgaactgaaagaagttaggagtttaaactccacacaatattctgggaaggattacatgcaaaaagtaagaacggtgacgatgaggaaactgtatGAGGGGGCTTGCCGTCGCATAGCCAACgaacaattgataattattccgctcgaggaggatattctaggggttgagcgcgaagcacttatgtcatgggatatgctagccatttgggctggcctagaccagattgatgtccaacacctacttgtttggatgaagtaagtttcttaataaataatttcatattctaatattctgactactagatagtgttttaaataccggaattaataccgtaataatgtaggatattgaaattgagagtgatccccgagaagaagattccatctgatcaatacagattcctgtgcccctatattttatctttatttattccggaatactcgttcgaagatcgggtagattatattgctcagcaattggcgacaaccaagaagatgatttttgccccttataatgaaaaagggtaataaacaaattaatattacgtttccccctacaattgcattttcataactaatatatgtacttgttaataatgatgatgtctctttatgtaggactcattgggtgctagcagccatcatgccgacaaagaagaaaattttttggttggactctttacataatcaaccaagcgagacttttaagcgcttgattaataagtaagtttataataccgatttatttataataatattaagtttcaatttttatttatagcaaaaacctcatttttgcccctaaaaaaatgagtttctgccttctttttttttttttttaaaaaaaagggcctttgagaagagaagagctaacgagcaggatcaaccgacgaaagattctgatgatggccctaattttattacgataacaggggtacatgctcaaatacaatacattaagtgcaaaaatctgtgtttaatactaatacaatacctaaagttcaagattctgatgtgagccttctctcatttgtttgtttttatgtaataataggcccctcgccagccggatagcatacaatgtggatactacgtttgtcggttcatgtcggagattattaggcgaagatatatctttattccagaaaaggttagtaatttaataatgtgtttattagtttttttaaattagagctgatgttgtcttgcttgctgctataccatgatgttgctatgcagtatttgatgttgcattgttacaataatgtcttgtctttgttttttccgcagtatgtaatcaacccgtcacaagagattCAGCCGTACAAAAGTTTAGATATAGAcaaggtaagggacatgttgggcaaatacgtcttagaacatagaaatgcatgatactcatagcttagatcagcttattagtaaattttttgttgaagttagggaatgattagttcatgtaaatttaactccttgtaagtatatatatatatatgatgcttctgttgtggttgaattgaatctattgagttctgatgaacccagctgtgatttatgttggtgctggtatatggtgctgctgatatatgcaggtttttgaatgacaTGAAacatatttaatttttaaaaacattaggagttcgtaataaaaacggttactaaacgaagaaccgttgttaaaagtcttcacaattttggagggaaagttacaacaacaggttttaaacaaagaaccgttgctacaaatttcaacaacgggtatgtagcatttacccgttgttaaaagccttcacaattttggagggaaagttacaacaacggttatacatatcaCAAcagttgttatattattcccgccaaatttttgaaacactttccacaacggcttacacgcaacaacaacggcttttaaccgtggtgaatactttcgacaacggtttaagtaaataacctaaccgttgtaaataccttttacaacggccgctttaacaacgtccgctttttgtttttacaacggtttttacccgttgttatagcctatatctcgtatcacttttattttattagtttttccattttacaaatgtataataggaatagctttgtatttttattattatttgtaattatggagcatcttcaaagacggtgccattcggaaaggtgattcgacgaagacggtgtcttgggaagcgtgccatttgaagattcaagggaccaaaggagtaggtttccgaatatgtaatagattgttagattttctattttaggaaggcgaTACTAGGAATTtgattttattattgctttgcatttcttttaatatgttgcatgcattgccaaattgccataacaacacatgcatatcatatcaagTCGTCGACCGTGTCagttataattatcgtagttcaccgctttagttcacttaaaacgtgatagataataagttgacaagacctctcacatataataattgagaaatagccttaccaaatagtagaaaccatgaatcccaatttcataagggagttgagccggctttaccgtaatacaaaccttgttacgttgggtaagtgggcaataaaatgttattacatagaaatttggattgaactcaacggaagtattcgtgaccgtagtcgcatgtgttccgggctaaatatgagaattagagtaatttttatcaaccgagagttctaaaagtagaatcgattaagaggttaatccaccgagttatattaataagggatgactcggcttaccgtacccgtattaatatgaatttggatctcggaatcatttatgttagttgggtggaggtcactacatagatgTTAAATACTTGTATTAAAATATACGAGTActataaaacgatagatgttaattaattccttcatttcctattttgtagtcaaatttattttatcaaccgcaatggcaactccaatcacgtctgCATCCAATAGTTCCACCAggttaccaatgtgtcatggctccgatccttcatggatcgatgtaagttagaaaagaatgggtctaattttgccgattgggacgcgcaacttcgcttggccgcggaaggttacgacaagcttcgttaccttaccgagacatctcccaccgaacctaatgctaggtccaccgctGCCGCTAGGTTAGcttatgaggtttaccaaaaggagtcggccgcgatcaaaaacgtgttgatctttgcaatggaggccgaactccaacgaagtgctataaagattagcaccgctcatgagatctacatgaagcttgtgaacatgttttcacgagctcctagggtcatacaatatgaggcggcctccgcattctCTGATcttaacattaaggagggccaaaaagtgagtccttatgtgctcaagttgatggagcatgttgagaccttgaaaatgcataaggtggagattcccgatgaactcgtgattgatcgcatccttcattccctcaacaaaatcaaagcatatgttcaatttcgggtgaatttcaatatgcaagataaaaaggtttcccttgatgagttgcacaaaatgctcgtgcaagccgaaagggatacggggctaagtgttagctccaccaaagatgtgctcaatgtcaatcataagagcaaaagaaccaaacatgtcttatagtattactttgtgaaagtaatagaactatAGAGTGGGTGTGTAGTTGAACTATAGTCTATAAAGATAGAAtgggagcatagttcagtgggagtttatcgcacatgccttattggttaaaatattactttgtgaaagtgatagtaccatgaccttgttacatacgagccatagcattacaatccgaaaatggTTACTCATGAATAgttttactttaaagtgagggtctctttaaaggtaaatagagcttcagagtacgcaaatgcataagatttacatgattatgttgatcaagataaattgtgttaggaattgccgcatttcattttaatgaagaatggcaaataaaattcgcttttctaaaatgggaatttagagaaggaagtgtttgaaacacaaaaccttagataaagatttaagtgtcctaacatcttatgcgtagctttaTTAAGTGAACCtaggatggtcttaagcaagcattaaaagattatacttttcgtgtgataatagtgaatggtttcattcacgtggttgaagaatcgtgattatacatgaagttaagtgggagccagaatcattTTTCCACGTCTTATATATTGAAGatatattacttattgagaataatgtaccaatgctctattctggcaagagtgattgggagacttggaaagggatgcaaagtattctagatttttgaatctatatGAGAGAACATTGGCATAGAGTAGAGAGTCTTATGACGATCAGATCTTTCATacctgttgtacatcaacaaggtcaaacaggctattcatgttgatagaagtggaaatactatgatggagtcatagtcattcactgaatcTATTGAgctgttgatcacatgaaatcgattgctaatgtttccgccattagaacgatcatgtatgccaacagacgcacgtgatgtgatgaaccatatgctagaagcatgataagtcaataacaagttaattcataagatggtcttgtgaaaatcttaaaagaacaattgaagacttgttcatatgtttggataaCAAACTAAGTTAAGTGCtaaagggttgcacaaactttagtttccaaaagggatttgtcgaaatcctaggctgcttTATTGATTAaagagtaagaaactaagaaaagtgttttagtttcgtgcattgtaaattctacaaaaggaatctaagtaaattgtgataaaatcgtcaatgtagagattaagggtgaatccctctacaaatgattttgtcacaagttatgcgataacagtgggagcatctttcaagttaaagagcccaagtctagtaagaagtctagacatatacttagataaattcatgtcattggagatgacattgaatggaaggaaaaagCAATTGAAAAGttagaatatatggatatagggtatattcactttccaagcttttattgcatttaaactagtgtttataatacactaaagattataagatatgaagtagtaatagtgtattgactattcatatgtgataatcgcatttatcatttaagtttcattaaactcacccgctaccttgtcgtatccgagtgggttgtagagacaaattgaaccccattaaagtgaactggattgacatgttATTCgaccctagttacttatatgaggtgacgtctcgaagtgactagagtgtgatgcgattgatggcaagttcaagtgccatagagtcatatgggatgactagtcgatcacataggcagactgtatgggacactctgtcgggcagtgaccgcttatagagttctggtaattcataaagcctggtcgtggcaagagctactatagtattcttatgagtcaattcttttgactagagattattcgcctaagttggcacaacttctgattagctttgatttatactctacgatttcgtaaatgaggtcaaattcggtatattttgggttattatgggttgtggctgaacgaagggaatagggcgataggaattgtccaccccttgtcagggttgtttgaaatctcaaggccactcgaggaatagttaactggaaatgcgttgccacgctcggaaggtatatatggtagataattccggtcagaaaGTTACTCTCctgatcaaggaaaccactcaagatatgatcaaatgtaagtacgacctgcaagaagtcttgcattgagtgggagattgtaataggacaagagaattggtgacgcacacttgtctcagacaagtgggagattgttggaaaatgtgtcctcaacaatagtgagatcacatgatttaatatcataattaaatctcatattaagaatacgtaagggatgatttattatataatcaactgatcttcattaatcggtaatgattggctgactagagtttgacattactgtcgtgtgacggtgatggtcagttgatcccttaaggtcacacctaaatgaCAATTCTCTTAATGGATAAAttcattaattgtatgatgatacaagggaatcaattccttaaaattgaacaatttacttgtgatagAGAATAttcgtatcttattataatgggattaaataagatttattttggtaataaaaatgctttattactaaaattgtttattgtttgagaaacaatagagatacgaatgaataattaattataattacaagatgttgtgaattataattttatgacccattttatttatgtgatcaagtatcactagtcaatttgttgtatgtaatttaattaatttgtaaaatgatatttatgtggtaaatatgcattaaattaattaataacatgtaaaagactacatgtgacatattgtgtgacaaatgacaaattgacaaaataaaatggtagtccattttaagtgtttggaccgaatggagggagtagtgatGGTGTGAGATTGATTTATTTTAAGATAAATAATCATAGGCTttgcttttgtagccttacacctaTCCTACATTGTCTTATACACctaaacattgtgaagacaaaaagagaaaaggCAAGATGCCCTTTTGGCTCCTACCCACCCGGCCACACCTCTTCAAAATGAggatttttgttctcatttttccttCACCTAATTCATTCACATCTATATGCAATAGTTTGCTCatccttctctctagttttctcaaaCAAGATTTTGAGATTCACAAGCATTTTGttaatccattctaatatcacaataacattactagtgtagtaatagtaataatattagaatcattttaaggatactagtataataatctagttaattagtatactagtttaagggtaagtcttgggtgcaatctaaggaggatttctatacttgggatctaggaggatcatccatcacattaagctcaagaacaagtgaaggaaggtgaccttacttgtgccctatatttcgaaccatatagcaatgtaagggacattgtttttccttataaatcttgtattttgttatgcatgcactagatctaaagaacaaataattaagaagttaattagttcactattagaggagtctaataagaggtatataaaccgaacaagtggtatcagagcatagggatgttgcatgcataatcgattattattttttcgagttaaaaagttaacatataaaactaaaaatttgtgatttataagtataagccacgaaatcatcatgcatgttatatatacttgtcctaaaatgtttttaggtcatttttttgatttatggaaatttattgctcatctCAAATATGTATTCTTAGATGAAACTGAGCAGTAtctagtcattgttagtgccaaattTTATGATATGCAGTTGACCGCTCTGTTAGTtattcttaagaaaaacaggaaaacgataggttattcattggatgatatTCATGGCATCAGTCCTGATATCGGTATGCACAGGTTTGAGCTAGAAgatgatcacaaaccttgcagacaagaCCTGCGCTGGCTGAATCAGAAGATGTAGGATATTGTGATGGTTGAGATAATGaagctactcgatgcaggtattatctactctgttggtcattctaaatgggcgATTCCAGTTtaggtggttcctaagaaaggaggaactaccgtggttaagaatgacaaaaatgaattgatacctactagagttgtgactggttggtggatgtgcatagattatagacagctgaatgccgccacaaaaaaaagatcatttcccccttcctttcattggTCAGATGGTATAAAGGTTAgtctctcataagtttttctgttatttaaatggatactcagggttctttcagatccctattcacctggatgatcaggaaaagactacttttacctgtcctcaaggtgtttttgctttatcgtagaatgccttttggtttgtgcaatgccctaaccacctttcaaaggtccatgatggggatattttctgagtatatagagtctattatggaggtctttatggatgatttcagcgtctatgggagtgattttgataattgtttgtctaaccttgataaagtgttgcagcgcagcattaaggttaatcttgtgcttaactgggagaagtgccactttatggtcaacaagggagttgtcttagggcacttaatTTATGATAGGGGCATTGAGGTGGATAAAAAAAGGTACAAGTGATTCAGTAGTTGCCTCGTCCTGTTAAtattaaaggagtgaggagtttccttggtcatgctggcttttatcaccgattcatcaaggacttttcgaaaattgctaaaccacttacacagttgttaCTTAAGGATGGCTCCTTtgtttttactgatgagtgtctttatACTTTCAACAGGTTGAAacaggccttgatttcagcaccgattatccagCCTCCTGACTGGGAGCTTCCTTTTatgattatgtgtgatgctagtgattatgcactaggagcggtgttaggtcagcggaaagacaaagccttgagtGCCATTTATTATGCAAgctgaactctggatgaggctcaagtgaagtataccactactgagaaggagctgttagctatGGTTTTTGCGCTGGAGAAATTTTGCTCTTACATGATAGgttcagaagtcactgtttttacggaccatgcagcgctgagacaccttcttgctaagaaggaagctaagccacgattgttgagatggatactccttctccaacAATTTGATTTGCATATCAAAGACAAGACGGGTgccgagaatgtggtagctgatcacctgtcgcgatttccgcagcaggagggagaggatcctttgcctattgatgattcttttcctaaTGACTCTTTAGTTGCAGTTTTTACTAACACTAACCATGATCCATGGTATGCAGATTTGGCTAACTACGTTGTTAGTGGCGAGCTGCCACCCGACCTATCTTATCAGCAGAGGAAGTGATTTCTTCATGACGCAAAACGCGATTTctaggatgatccttatttatttaaggagtgtgcagacggtctttacagacggtgtattccgcaatgGGAGACCAGATTAGTCCTAGAAGGATGTCATTCTTATTCTTATGATGGTCACCATGGTCTGTCGCGAACTGTGGCTAAGGTACCTCAATCTGATTTTTTCTGGCCTACCTTGTTTGCAGATGCTAAAGTATTTGTTTTAGCCTGTGATTCTTGCCAGCGCTCTGGAAATATCTCTAAGAGACAAGAGAAATGAGATGCCTCAAAACGGCATTCTAGAGGTCGAGCTTTtttatgtctggggcattgatttccaaggacccttcccgtctagtaaaggtaacaggtatattctgGTAGCTGtggattatgtgtccaaatgggtagaagttattgcttcacctaactgtgatgccaagatcgtgattaaaatgtttaaaaagattatttttcctCGATTTGGTGTTCCTAGGGCCGTCATTAGTGATaagggaatgcattttaaagaaaagaaacttacagctatactgtctaaagtcggtgtccaacatcgcaGAGGTTTGGGGtaccatccccaaactagtgggcaggtggaggtctctaatagggaactaaaggATATTTTAGCTAAAGTTGTCTCTAAATCTCGGAAGGATTAAAGTGTTAAATTAGATGACAAATTATGGGcatatcggactgcctttaaaacaccgattgatACATCACCATATCGGTAGGTCtatgggaagtcctgtcatttacctgttgaactagaatgaaaatattggtgggctattcgtgaaTTAAATTATGATCCTAAGATGTGTGGTAagaaccgtttattgcagctagatgagctggaagagtttaggataaatgcctatgatagctcgcgcatctacaaagagaaaacgaagagatggcacAACAAAGGAATCATATACCGCGATAAttccatgtcgggcagaaggtgttgctgtttaatgtcCGACTACGcttgtttcctggtaagctgaagttcaggtggagtggcccttatacagtgactgctgtcaccaaatttgggtccgttgaatTAGAGAATTCCGAGGGCGAAAGATTtaaagttaatggccaatatgtgaagcattattaCGGAGCAAATGACTTGGTTGGCAAGGTTGAAGTTTTATATTTCGACAATCCAGATGAGCGAGATAATCGAAGTCAAAAGGTtatgcgggacctcttaaacctgcgctatccgggaggcaaccagtcttgtaatttattgtacttttataaATTTTAGTTAATTTTGTGTGCTTTAGTTTTTGGTTCTTGAAACGATAAACTGAATGTTTAAGCTTCATTTGTTAGATCCGCGAGCTGTTTGTTGCGTATTTGCAGGAATCTCACgtggactgttcgatcgagtactttatgttctcgat
It includes:
- the LOC141638393 gene encoding uncharacterized protein LOC141638393, producing the protein MQKVRTVTMRKLYEGACRRIANEQLIIIPLEEDILGVEREALMSWDMLAIWAGLDQIDVQHLLVWMKILKLRVIPEKKIPSDQYRFLCPYILSLFIPEYSFEDRVDYIAQQLATTKKMIFAPYNEKGTHWVLAAIMPTKKKIFWAFEKRRANEQDQPTKDSDDGPNFITITGAPRQPDSIQCGYYVCRFMSEIIRRRYIFIPEKVICNQPVTRDSAVQKFRYRQGKGHVGQIRLRT